One window of Pseudomonas urmiensis genomic DNA carries:
- a CDS encoding NADP-dependent isocitrate dehydrogenase — protein sequence MPTRSKIIYTFTDEAPALATYSLLPIVEAFTASADIAVETRDISLAGRILAAFPEQLGADKQVGDHLAELGQLATTPEANIIKLPNISASVPQLKAAIKELQGKGYNIPDYADEPASAEEKESRARYDRIKGSAVNPVLREGNSDRRAPLSVKNYARKHPHKMGAWAADSKSHVAHMNNGDFYGSEKAALIEADDSLRIELVDKNGAITVLKEKTAVKAAEVIDCATMSRKALKAFIAEQIADAKASGVLLSVHLKATMMKVSDPIMFGVIVEEFYGEVLAKHASALADVGFNANNGIGDLYARIKDLPAEQQAQIEADIQALYAARPALAMVNSDKGITNLHVPSDVIVDASMPAMIRDSGKMWNTAGELQDAKAIIPDRCYAGIYQAAIEDCKVNGAFDPTTMGSVPNVGLMAQKAEEYGSHDKTFQVKADGVVRVVDGKGKVVLEQNVEAGDIFRMCQTKDAPIQDWVKLAVNRARLSNTPAVFWLDPARAHDGVMIEKVQKYLKDHDTTGLDIRILAPVEAIKFSLARIREGKDTISVTGNVLRDYLTDLFPIMELGTSAKMLSIVPLMNGGGLFETGAGGSAPKHVQQLVEENFLRWDSLGEFLALAASLEHLGNTYDNPRAKVLANTLDQATGKFLDTNKSPSRKVGGIDNRGSHFYLTLYWAQALAEQSDDAALQARFAPLAKTLAENEATIVAELNAVQGKPADIGGYYAPDAELTAKVMRPSQTLNSAIAAL from the coding sequence ATGCCCACCCGTTCCAAGATCATCTATACCTTCACCGACGAAGCCCCCGCCCTCGCCACCTATTCGCTGCTGCCGATCGTCGAAGCCTTCACCGCTTCGGCTGACATTGCCGTCGAAACTCGCGACATCTCCCTGGCTGGCCGTATCCTTGCGGCATTCCCGGAGCAACTCGGCGCAGACAAGCAGGTAGGCGATCATCTGGCGGAACTGGGCCAGCTGGCTACCACCCCTGAAGCCAACATCATCAAGCTGCCGAACATCTCGGCCTCGGTCCCGCAACTGAAAGCGGCGATCAAAGAGCTGCAAGGCAAGGGCTACAACATCCCTGACTACGCCGACGAGCCAGCCAGCGCCGAAGAGAAAGAATCTCGCGCACGCTACGACCGCATCAAGGGCAGCGCCGTTAACCCGGTACTGCGCGAAGGCAACTCCGATCGCCGCGCACCACTGTCGGTCAAGAACTACGCACGCAAGCACCCGCACAAAATGGGCGCCTGGGCTGCCGACTCCAAGTCGCACGTAGCGCACATGAACAACGGCGACTTCTACGGCAGCGAAAAGGCCGCCCTGATCGAGGCTGACGACAGCCTGCGCATCGAGCTGGTCGACAAGAACGGTGCCATCACCGTCCTGAAGGAAAAAACCGCCGTCAAGGCCGCTGAAGTCATCGACTGCGCGACCATGAGCCGCAAAGCCCTGAAAGCCTTCATCGCCGAGCAGATCGCCGATGCCAAAGCTTCCGGCGTACTGCTGTCGGTACACCTGAAAGCCACCATGATGAAAGTCTCCGACCCAATCATGTTCGGCGTCATCGTCGAAGAGTTCTACGGCGAAGTACTGGCCAAGCATGCCTCGGCCCTGGCCGACGTCGGCTTCAACGCCAACAACGGCATTGGCGACCTGTACGCCCGCATCAAGGACCTGCCCGCTGAGCAGCAGGCCCAGATCGAAGCAGACATCCAGGCCCTGTACGCCGCTCGTCCGGCCCTGGCCATGGTCAACTCCGACAAAGGCATCACCAACCTGCACGTGCCAAGCGACGTCATCGTCGACGCCTCGATGCCAGCGATGATCCGTGACTCGGGCAAGATGTGGAACACCGCCGGCGAACTGCAGGACGCCAAGGCGATCATCCCTGACCGCTGCTACGCAGGCATCTATCAGGCCGCCATTGAAGACTGCAAAGTCAACGGCGCCTTCGACCCAACCACCATGGGCAGCGTACCGAACGTTGGCCTGATGGCGCAGAAAGCCGAAGAATACGGTTCCCACGACAAGACCTTCCAGGTCAAGGCCGACGGTGTCGTACGCGTCGTCGATGGCAAGGGCAAGGTCGTCCTGGAGCAGAACGTCGAAGCTGGCGACATCTTCCGTATGTGCCAGACCAAGGACGCGCCGATCCAAGACTGGGTCAAGCTGGCCGTTAACCGTGCCCGCCTGAGCAACACCCCAGCCGTGTTCTGGCTCGACCCAGCTCGCGCCCACGACGGCGTGATGATCGAGAAGGTCCAGAAGTACCTGAAAGACCACGACACCACCGGCCTGGACATCCGTATCCTGGCACCCGTCGAGGCGATCAAGTTCTCCCTGGCACGCATCCGCGAAGGCAAAGACACCATCTCGGTGACCGGCAACGTATTGCGTGACTACCTGACCGACCTGTTCCCGATCATGGAGCTGGGCACCAGCGCCAAGATGCTGTCGATCGTCCCGCTGATGAACGGCGGTGGCCTGTTCGAAACCGGCGCCGGTGGTTCGGCTCCGAAACACGTCCAGCAGCTGGTCGAAGAGAACTTCCTGCGTTGGGATTCGCTGGGTGAATTCCTGGCCCTGGCCGCCTCCCTGGAGCACCTGGGCAACACCTACGATAACCCGCGCGCCAAAGTCCTGGCCAACACCCTGGACCAGGCTACCGGCAAGTTCCTCGACACCAACAAGTCGCCATCGCGCAAAGTCGGCGGTATCGACAACCGCGGCAGCCACTTCTACCTGACCCTGTACTGGGCACAAGCGCTGGCTGAGCAGTCGGACGACGCCGCACTGCAAGCGCGCTTCGCCCCGCTGGCCAAGACCCTGGCCGAGAACGAAGCGACCATCGTCGCCGAGCTCAACGCCGTTCAGGGCAAACCAGCCGACATCGGTGGCTACTACGCCCCGGATGCCGAGCTGACCGCCAAGGTAATGCGTCCAAGCCAGACCCTGAACAGCGCCATCGCCGCCCTGTAA
- a CDS encoding NUDIX hydrolase, with the protein MTWQPHITVATIVEDQGKFLFVEEFKAGQHVFNQPAGHLEANETLAQAALRETLEETAWDVELTGVVGIYLYTAPSNGVTYQRICFAARPVRHHPALALDSDIVRAVWMTREQLLAEPSRWRSELVPRCLDDYLAGPLHSLSLLRD; encoded by the coding sequence ATGACCTGGCAACCGCACATCACCGTCGCCACCATCGTCGAAGACCAGGGCAAATTCCTCTTCGTCGAAGAATTCAAAGCCGGCCAGCACGTTTTCAACCAGCCCGCTGGCCATCTGGAAGCCAACGAAACCCTGGCCCAGGCTGCCCTGCGCGAGACGCTGGAAGAAACCGCCTGGGACGTCGAACTGACCGGCGTGGTCGGCATCTACCTGTATACCGCCCCCAGTAACGGCGTGACCTACCAGCGCATCTGCTTTGCCGCGCGCCCCGTGCGCCATCATCCAGCGCTTGCCCTGGACAGCGATATCGTCCGCGCCGTATGGATGACCCGCGAGCAACTGCTGGCCGAGCCCTCGCGCTGGCGCAGCGAACTGGTGCCACGCTGCCTCGACGACTACCTGGCAGGCCCGCTGCACAGCCTTAGCCTGCTGCGCGACTGA
- the mnmA gene encoding tRNA 2-thiouridine(34) synthase MnmA: MTSPALKDPAKTRVIVGMSGGVDSSVSALLLIEQGYQVEGLFMKNWEEDDGTEYCTAREDLADAQAVCDRIGIKLHTANFAAEYWDHVFEHFLEEYKAGRTPNPDILCNREIKFKAFLDYALSLGADLIATGHYVRRRDTGELTELLKGLDPNKDQSYFLHAVGGKEIARTLFPVGELEKPEVRAIAEKHGLATAKKKDSTGICFIGERRFSDFLKQYLPAQPGDIETTEGEVIGRHHGLMYHTIGQRQGLGIGGLKDAGDDPWYVLVKDLERNVLVVGQGNEHPWLFSRALLASQIYWVNPIDLAAPRRLTAKVRYRQGDQACTLERTENGYRAVFDEPQRAVTPGQSVVFYDGEVCLGGGVIETAEPWSPRP, encoded by the coding sequence ATGACCAGCCCAGCACTCAAAGACCCCGCCAAGACCCGCGTCATCGTCGGCATGTCCGGCGGCGTGGACTCTTCCGTCTCCGCCCTTTTGCTCATCGAGCAGGGCTACCAGGTGGAAGGTCTGTTCATGAAGAACTGGGAAGAGGACGACGGCACCGAATACTGCACCGCCCGCGAAGACCTGGCCGACGCCCAGGCCGTGTGCGACCGCATCGGCATCAAGCTGCACACCGCCAACTTTGCAGCCGAATACTGGGACCACGTGTTCGAGCACTTCCTTGAAGAGTACAAGGCAGGCCGCACACCGAACCCGGACATCCTCTGCAACCGCGAAATCAAGTTCAAGGCGTTCCTCGACTACGCCCTGTCGCTGGGCGCCGACCTGATCGCCACCGGCCATTACGTGCGCCGTCGCGACACTGGCGAGCTCACCGAGTTGCTCAAGGGCCTGGACCCGAACAAGGACCAGAGCTACTTCCTGCACGCCGTTGGCGGCAAGGAAATCGCCCGCACCCTGTTCCCGGTTGGCGAGCTGGAAAAACCCGAAGTACGCGCCATTGCCGAGAAGCATGGCCTGGCCACCGCCAAGAAGAAGGACTCCACCGGGATCTGCTTCATTGGCGAGCGACGTTTCAGCGACTTCCTCAAGCAGTACCTGCCGGCCCAGCCGGGCGACATCGAAACCACCGAAGGTGAAGTGATCGGCCGCCACCATGGCCTGATGTACCACACCATCGGCCAACGCCAGGGCCTGGGTATTGGCGGCCTGAAGGATGCCGGTGACGATCCGTGGTACGTGCTGGTCAAGGACCTTGAGCGCAACGTGCTGGTAGTTGGCCAGGGCAACGAACACCCGTGGCTGTTCTCCCGCGCCCTGCTCGCCTCGCAGATTTACTGGGTCAACCCGATCGACCTGGCTGCGCCGCGCCGCCTGACGGCCAAGGTCCGCTATCGCCAGGGCGATCAGGCTTGCACCCTGGAGCGCACGGAAAACGGCTACCGCGCCGTGTTCGACGAACCACAGCGCGCCGTCACTCCGGGCCAATCGGTGGTGTTCTATGACGGCGAGGTGTGCCTGGGCGGCGGCGTGATCGAAACCGCCGAGCCTTGGAGCCCTCGTCCATGA
- the hflD gene encoding high frequency lysogenization protein HflD produces the protein MSNLQEQLIALGGVFQAAVLVDRIARTGQATEANIGCMLNSLLVRDPKDTLEVFGGDDLNLRDGYRALVGALERDPSSLQREPLRYALSMLGLERQLAKRDDLLETIGNRLPQIQSQADHFGLVHENVIASSGALYQDTLSTLRQRIQVHGDMRFLQQASNASKIRALLLAGIRAARLWRQLGGHRWQLVFSRRKLLNELYAMMRPND, from the coding sequence ATGAGCAACCTCCAGGAGCAACTGATTGCCCTTGGCGGCGTGTTCCAGGCGGCGGTGCTGGTCGACCGGATCGCCCGCACCGGCCAGGCCACCGAGGCCAACATCGGCTGCATGCTGAACAGCCTGCTGGTACGTGACCCCAAGGACACCCTGGAAGTGTTCGGCGGCGATGACCTCAACCTGCGCGATGGTTATCGTGCGCTGGTCGGCGCCCTGGAGCGCGACCCCAGCAGCCTGCAGCGCGAGCCGCTGCGCTATGCCCTGTCGATGCTTGGCCTGGAGCGGCAGCTGGCCAAGCGCGACGACCTGCTGGAGACCATCGGCAACCGCTTGCCGCAGATCCAGTCGCAGGCCGACCATTTCGGCCTGGTTCATGAAAACGTCATCGCTTCCAGTGGAGCCTTGTACCAGGACACCCTGAGCACCTTGCGCCAGCGTATCCAGGTACATGGCGACATGCGCTTCTTGCAGCAGGCCAGCAACGCCTCGAAGATCCGCGCGTTGCTGCTCGCCGGTATCCGCGCCGCACGCCTGTGGCGCCAGCTGGGCGGGCACCGCTGGCAGCTGGTGTTCAGCCGGCGCAAGCTGCTCAACGAGCTGTACGCGATGATGCGTCCCAACGACTGA